A DNA window from Arachis duranensis cultivar V14167 chromosome 3, aradu.V14167.gnm2.J7QH, whole genome shotgun sequence contains the following coding sequences:
- the LOC107477313 gene encoding ubiquitin-conjugating enzyme E2 20, which translates to MASNTIINVHTHTETAQPNITPTKTVDSHSVLRRLQSELMALMMSGDCGISAFPEEDNIMLWKGTIKGSKDTVFEGTEYKLSLSFPNDYPFKPPKVKFETTCFHPNLDLHGNICLDILQDKWSSAYDVRTILLSIQSLLGEPNISSPLNPQAAQLWSNQEEYRKMVQKLYKTTSA; encoded by the exons ATGGCTTCCAACACCATCATCAATGTCCACACTCACACTGAAACTGCACAGCCCAACATCACTCCTACAAAGACCGTTGATTCTCACTCTGTTCTTAGAAG gTTGCAGTCTGAATTGATGGCTTTGATG ATGAGTGGAGATTGTGGTATATCTGCATTTCCGGAAGAGGACAACATAATGTTATGGAAAGGGACAATTAAAGGAAGCAAGGACACAGTTTTTGAAGGAACTGAGTATAAGTTGTCACTCTCTTTTCCCAATGATTACCCTTTCAAGCCTCCTAAAGTCAAGTTTGAAACTACCTGCTTCCATCCCAATCTTGATCTTCATGGCAACATTTGCTTGGACATACTTCAG gaTAAATGGTCATCTGCTTACGACGTTAGAACAATTCTTCTATCCATACAAAGTCTGCTTGGAG agcCAAACATTAGTTCACCACTAAATCCACAAGCAGCACAGCTTTGGAGCAATCAAGAAG AATACAGGAAGATGGTACAGAAGTTGTACAAAACAACAAGTGCTTAG